In a genomic window of Equus caballus isolate H_3958 breed thoroughbred chromosome 9, TB-T2T, whole genome shotgun sequence:
- the PTP4A3 gene encoding protein tyrosine phosphatase type IVA 3, whose translation MARMNRPAPVEVSYKNMRFLITHNPTNATLSTFIEDLKKYGATTVVRVCEVTYDKAPLEKDGITVVDWPFDDGAPPPGKVVEDWLSLLKAKFCDDPGSCVAVHCVAGLGRAPVLVALALIESGMKYEDAIQFIRQKRRGAINSKQLTYLEKYRPKQRLRFKDPHTHRTRCCVM comes from the exons ATGGCTCGGATGAACCGGCCCGCCCCCGTGGAGGTGAGCTACAAGAACATGCGCTTCCTCATCACGCACAACCCCACCAACGCCACCCTCAGCACCTTCATCGAG gaCCTGAAGAAGTATGGGGCCACCACCGTGGTGCGCGTGTGCGAAGTGACCTACGACAAGGCCCCACTGGAGAAGGACGGCATCACCGTCGTG GACTGGCCGTTCGATGACGGGGCGCCCCCTCCCGGCAAAGTGGTGGAGGACTGGCTGAGCCTGCTGAAGGCCAAATTCTGTGATGACCCCGGCAGCTGCGTGGCTGTGCACTGCGTGGCCGGCCTGGGACG GGCTCCTGTTCTCGTGGCGCTGGCCCTCATCGAGAGTGGGATGAAGTACGAGGACGCCATCCAGTTCATCCGACA GAAGCGGCGCGGAGCCATCAACAGCAAACAGCTCACCTACCTGGAAAAGTACCGGCCTAAACAGAGACTGCGGTTCAAAGACCCGCACACACACAGGACCAGATGCTGTGTCATGTAG